In Armatimonadota bacterium, the DNA window TGAGCGCCGGCCGCAGAGGATTTACCCTTATCGAGTTGCTGGTCGTCATCGCGATCATCGCCATTCTGGCGGCGATCCTGTTTCCCGTATTCGCCCGTGCACGCGAGAAGGCGCGGCAGTCTAGTTGTTTGTCGAATACCAAGCAGCTCGGGCTTGGGCTCGTGATGTACGCCCAGGATTACGACGAGAAGTTCCCGACCTACTACTGGAGCGAGGGCAATGCCGGCCAGCCCAACTCCTGCACCTGGTGGGGCGGCATCTACCCCTACGTCAAGAACACCCAGCTCTATGTGTGCCCTTCCAGCCAAAACGCTTGGCACAACACCCACCAGTCCTGGATCGACTTCGACCCGAACTTCAGCAACAACACCTTCATCGACTACGGCTACAGCGAACTCATCGGCAACGTTGGCGGCGGCTGCAAGATCGGGCGGTTGAGCTACCCGGCGGAGACCGTCGTCCTCGCTGACTGCACCAGTACCTGGATTGGCGGTTACTGGTCGCTGAGCTTCCCGGCCAGGGCCAAGCTCCTGCGCGTTGCATGGGCCAATGGCGGCTTCCCCTGTGGTTGCCCGCCTGCCAATCCTGATGCGGTGGGCAAAGCACGGCACAATGATGGTGCAAACATTGCCTTTGCCGACGGTCACTCCAAGTGGTTCGCGCAGAACAACTGCAAGACCATAAGCGGCGGCGGGCCACTGCGCTACTACGATACCGAGTGGTAGTCGCCCGCAGACGCATCTGATCGAGTTGTGATAACAATCGCCGGACTATGGGTCCGGCGATTGTTTTTTTGGGGGAAATTGCGAGAGATGAAGGAAACGCTCGGTGTCTGCCGAAGTTGTTGTTGCAGCCGTTCACAACTTCCGAGGAGAGATGTGACCATGAGGACGCTGGTGATGGCAGTGGCGATCGGATGTCTGACGGTCATCCCGGCCTGGGCACAGTTCGTGCCTGGACCCCAGCCGGGTGGAGGGCCTCCCCCCGGTGGTGCCCCGATGCCGGGCGGCGGCATGATGCCCCCCGGCGGCGGAATGATGCCCCCCGGCGGCGGAATGATGCCCCCCGGCGGCGGAATGATGCCCGGCGGCGGGATGATGCCCGGTGGTGGAATGATGCCCGGCGGTGGAATGATGCCCGGCGGCGGGATGATGCCCGGCGGCGGGATGATGCCCGGCGGCGGGATGATGCCTGGCGGCGGGATGATGCCCGGCGGGATGTTCCCCGGCGACTTCGGCCCCATGGACTTCGGCGATGGCGGTGGGGTCGCTGTTGCTGTGGACAACCAGGGGCATGTATTCGTGGCCGCGAACGGGCAGCTGACGGTGTTCCTGCTGCAGGGCAACAATCTGCAGCGGATCGCCCAGGCGCCATACGCCTACTTTGAGGAGCCCGCGCAGCCCGAGCCGGCAATGGGCACGGTGCAGCCGGGGAACGAGTGACGCCTCGCGAGCGGCATTAGCCTGCAGCGCCGATAGGGTGGTTGCAGGAAGCGAGAGTGCATCGAAGGGCGAAGAAAGGGGAGCAAGAGGATGAAGATGGTTGGTGTGGTCGGATTGCTTGTGATGCTTTGTGCACCCGCATGGTGCCAGTTCGCCCCCGGAGGCGGCGGGATGGTTCCCGGCGGCGGAATGATACCTGGAGGCGGCGGAATGATGCCGCCCGGGGGCGGTATGATGCCCGGCGGCATGATGCCCCAGATGCAGCTCAATGTGAACGGCGGCATCGCCATGCTCATCGACCCTCAGGGCAACATACTGATCGCTCAAGACGGTCTGCTCTGTGCGTATCGTCTGCAGGGCAATACCTTCCAGAAGATTGCGGAAACACCGTACGGCTGGAATCAGAAGGGGATAGAAATGCAGCAGGGCGGCATGATGCCCGGAGGCGGCATGATGCCCGGTGGCGGCATGATGCCCGGTGGCGGCATGGTGCCCGGAGGCGGCATGGTGCCCGGAGGCGGCATGGTGCCCGGAGGCGGCGGGATGGTGCCCGGAGGCGGCGGGATGGTGCCCGGAGGCGGCGGGATGGTGCCCGGTGGCGGCGGGATTGTCCCGGGCGGAGGCTTCAACCCGGGAGGATAGGCCCGAAAGCCGTGGGATGTGTGCACAGGGACGGCGCCTTGAAGGGGTGCCGTCCCTGTACGTCGAATGGGGTCCGGAGACCGGGCACGGCTCCCACCCAAGCACTTGACGGAGGCTGCTCATGCAGTACGCGGAAGGACGCGTCGGCCGTGTGTTTGCATTGAGGCTGGAACACGGCGAGAGGATGCCGGAGGCTTTGGAAGCATTTCTTGCAGACCATGGGATCACACGGGGAATTGCGGTGATGGTAGGCGGCGCGGACGATTCCAGCCGGTTCGTCGTGGGACCGCGAGACGGCGAGAAGCTGCCCCCGGAGCCAATGGTAGCGCTCCTGCGTGGCGTGCACGAAGCGGCGGCAGTGGGGACCATCTTCCCCAATGAGAGCGGAGAGCCGAAGCTCCACATGCACGCGGCTTTCGGCAGGGGTGAGGAGACCCGCTCGGGCTGCATACGCGCCGGGATCGTTGCCTGGCACATACTTGAGATTGTTGTGCTCGAGATCACGGGCATGAGCGGTGTCCGGGTGATGGATCCCACCACCGGCTTCGGGCTCCTGCAGTTTCCGCAAACAGAGCAGTAGACTTGTGCAAGACGCTGAGGAGGAATGGGAACTTTGGAAGCAACCGACTTCGGACGGTCTTTCGTGACTTTCGTGACCCATGGCAGGGAGAACAATGCGCGAATCCAGGTGGAGTGCGTGGTCTCGCTGACGGACCTCCTGGCGGGCGAGCAAGAGGTTTTCTACCTCGCGGCTTCGTGCAAGAGTGAGGACACCTTCGCCGAGGCAAACCTGTTCCGCAGCCCGAATTACGACTTCTGCGGGGTGTTCAATGCCGCGCAGTATTCGATTATTCGGACTCACGCGCGCTCCGAAGACGATCAGCCCGAAGTCGGTCTTGTCGCGGGCCGGTTCGAGCGGGTCCACATGCAGATCACGCGCCTACCTGCACAGGCGCTTGCTGAGCCGGCGGAGGTGGTGCAGGCGACTCTCGCCGGGCGCGCTATCACGGCCACGACCGTCATCGCCGACCCAGCCGGTCGCTTTCGGTGCGAATTGGAGTACCCGGTCAAGACTATGAACGTCAACGATCTGCGCAATGTGTTCCAGGTGGACACGGGCCCGGTGGCGTTCCCGGATTTCGCGATGGACGCGGAGTTCAACGTGGCGCGGTTCGGACTGGCGTACGTCGCTTTCAACGCCCCGCATTTTGCGGACTTCGTGATTCTGCGGCCCACAGAGATCGGCCCGGCGGTGTTCACGCCGCACTTCTCGCAGGTGGTATCCATGCCCGCGGAGAACAGGCTTTTCACATTCTTAGCGCCCTGAGCGCTCCCGACCGGAGGATCTTCTGATGCGACTGTTGCTTATCGTCGTAGCGATGATGATCGCAGCCGGGCTCATGGCCCAGGACCAGACGGCCGAGGGGGTCAGCCCGATGACCAATCTCGTGAGCTTTTTCGACAAGTGCCGCGCAGGCGGGCCGGTCACGGTTGCCTATATCGGGGGGTCAATCACCGCACAGAACGGTTGGCGGCCGTTCACCACGGCATGGCTGAAAAAGAAGTTCAAGGATTGTGAGATCACAGAAGTCAACGCGGCCATAGGCGGCACCGGATCATACCTGGGCGTGTTTCGCCTGGAGAAGCACGTCTTGCAGTTCGACCCGGACCTGGTCTTCGTCGAGTTCGCGGTCAATGATAACGGCGGGCAGGACGAAGCAGTGATGTCCACCATGGAGGGCATCGTCCGCCAGTGCTGGAGCCTTGAGAAGAAGCCCGCGATTGTGTTCACATATACGACGGCCCACACCCTGCAGATTCCGACGCACCGTCACCAGGCAATTGCAGATTACTACGGCATTCCCACGGTGGACTTCCAGAAGTCTATCCGCGCGGTGGTGGATCCGGGGTTCATCGACTGGGACATCCTCGCCGAGGACAAGGTGCACCCCGGTGACTGGGGGCACGCCATCTACGCGGCCACACTGGCCACGTTCCTCAAGAAGCAAATGGAGCTGACGGAGGCGGTCGATCCGCCATCAGA includes these proteins:
- a CDS encoding DUF1559 domain-containing protein, with protein sequence MSAGRRGFTLIELLVVIAIIAILAAILFPVFARAREKARQSSCLSNTKQLGLGLVMYAQDYDEKFPTYYWSEGNAGQPNSCTWWGGIYPYVKNTQLYVCPSSQNAWHNTHQSWIDFDPNFSNNTFIDYGYSELIGNVGGGCKIGRLSYPAETVVLADCTSTWIGGYWSLSFPARAKLLRVAWANGGFPCGCPPANPDAVGKARHNDGANIAFADGHSKWFAQNNCKTISGGGPLRYYDTEW
- a CDS encoding DNA-binding protein — its product is MQYAEGRVGRVFALRLEHGERMPEALEAFLADHGITRGIAVMVGGADDSSRFVVGPRDGEKLPPEPMVALLRGVHEAAAVGTIFPNESGEPKLHMHAAFGRGEETRSGCIRAGIVAWHILEIVVLEITGMSGVRVMDPTTGFGLLQFPQTEQ